In the genome of Nymphaea colorata isolate Beijing-Zhang1983 chromosome 9, ASM883128v2, whole genome shotgun sequence, one region contains:
- the LOC116259908 gene encoding uncharacterized protein LOC116259908 isoform X1, with product MECCFDEEEMEACSALLELSCSAIFRWNSGLLLLRWGAKRRRHSPPLTQRPHLSPPIFLHDSDDGGRGGREGGGDEATPSSPAPTEQFEARRKPRRTRKQVPKKKTHKELKELVAELLAEQEELRLDILEATKLLKELKDRNLELKAKECLNLKERQHQPEEESDRCNQIPDINTEPPSMLPQQSAADQLLHDDGPHIVDSEALEKPLFLFQSPLPSLEGRHLISIPATVLCQYLQSAEVNASTNCVEDDNGLCFSTLDVASRAAIAAQARKRRIEMNRMKSTQCFKIRTR from the exons ATGGAATGCTGTTTCGATGAAGAAGAGATGGAGGCTTGCAGTGCCCTGTTGGAGCTCTCCTGCTCTGCGATCTTTCGCTGGAACTCCGGTCTTCTCCTCCTGCGGTGGGGCGCCAAAAGGAGGCGCCACTCTCCTCCTCTGACTCAACGTCCTCACCTTTCTCCTCCTATTTTTCTTCATGATTCCGACGATGGAGGCCGAGGGggaagagaaggaggaggagacgaGGCAACTCCGTCTTCTCCAGCCCCAACCGAGCAGTTTGAAGCAAGAAGGAAGCCCAGAAGAACCAGAAAGCAAGTCCCCAAGAAGAAG ACCCACAAAGAATTGAAAGAACTTGTGGCTGAGTTGCTGGCGGAACAAGAGGAGCTTAGATTG GATATCTTGGAAGCCACCAAGCTTTTGAAGGAGTTGAAGGATCGAAATTTAGAGCTCAAAGCTAAG GAGTGTCTAAATTTGAAGGAAAGACAGCATCAACCAGAAGAGGAGAGTGACAGATGCAATCAGATTCCTGACATTAACACAGAGCCACCGTCTATGTTGCCCCAACAATCTGCGGCTGACCAACTATTGCATGATGATGGTCCGCACATCGTCGACTCGGAAGCTCTTGAGAAgcctttgtttcttttccaaTCCCCGTTGCCTTCTTTAGAAGGGAGGCATTTGATCTCAATACCTGCCACCGTGCTCTGTCAATACTTGCAAAGTGCGGAGGTGAATGCTTCCACTAATTGTGTGGAAGATGATAACGGTTTGTGTTTTTCTACCTTGGATGTAGCAAGTAGAGCTGCCATTGCTGCTCAAGCCAGGAAGAGGAGGATAGAAATGAATAGAATGAAGAGTACCCAGTgctttaaaataagaacaagatGA
- the LOC116259908 gene encoding uncharacterized protein LOC116259908 isoform X2 translates to MECCFDEEEMEACSALLELSCSAIFRWNSGLLLLRWGAKRRRHSPPLTQRPHLSPPIFLHDSDDGGRGGREGGGDEATPSSPAPTEQFEARRKPRRTRKQVPKKKDILEATKLLKELKDRNLELKAKECLNLKERQHQPEEESDRCNQIPDINTEPPSMLPQQSAADQLLHDDGPHIVDSEALEKPLFLFQSPLPSLEGRHLISIPATVLCQYLQSAEVNASTNCVEDDNGLCFSTLDVASRAAIAAQARKRRIEMNRMKSTQCFKIRTR, encoded by the exons ATGGAATGCTGTTTCGATGAAGAAGAGATGGAGGCTTGCAGTGCCCTGTTGGAGCTCTCCTGCTCTGCGATCTTTCGCTGGAACTCCGGTCTTCTCCTCCTGCGGTGGGGCGCCAAAAGGAGGCGCCACTCTCCTCCTCTGACTCAACGTCCTCACCTTTCTCCTCCTATTTTTCTTCATGATTCCGACGATGGAGGCCGAGGGggaagagaaggaggaggagacgaGGCAACTCCGTCTTCTCCAGCCCCAACCGAGCAGTTTGAAGCAAGAAGGAAGCCCAGAAGAACCAGAAAGCAAGTCCCCAAGAAGAAG GATATCTTGGAAGCCACCAAGCTTTTGAAGGAGTTGAAGGATCGAAATTTAGAGCTCAAAGCTAAG GAGTGTCTAAATTTGAAGGAAAGACAGCATCAACCAGAAGAGGAGAGTGACAGATGCAATCAGATTCCTGACATTAACACAGAGCCACCGTCTATGTTGCCCCAACAATCTGCGGCTGACCAACTATTGCATGATGATGGTCCGCACATCGTCGACTCGGAAGCTCTTGAGAAgcctttgtttcttttccaaTCCCCGTTGCCTTCTTTAGAAGGGAGGCATTTGATCTCAATACCTGCCACCGTGCTCTGTCAATACTTGCAAAGTGCGGAGGTGAATGCTTCCACTAATTGTGTGGAAGATGATAACGGTTTGTGTTTTTCTACCTTGGATGTAGCAAGTAGAGCTGCCATTGCTGCTCAAGCCAGGAAGAGGAGGATAGAAATGAATAGAATGAAGAGTACCCAGTgctttaaaataagaacaagatGA
- the LOC116261594 gene encoding 40S ribosomal protein S11-2, which translates to MAEQTEKAFLKQPKVFLSSKKSGKGKGPGKGGNRFWKNIGLKIKTPREAIEGTYIDKKCPFTGTISIRGRILQGTVYKAKMMRTIIVRRDSLHYVKKYQRFEKRHSNTPAHVSPCFRVKEGDHVTIGQCRPLSKTVRFNVLKVTPAGSTGGGKKAFTGM; encoded by the exons ATGGCTGAGCAG ACTGAGAAGGCATTTCTTAAGCAACCTAAAGTCTTTCTAAG CTCTAAAAAATCTGGTAAAGGAAAGGGTCCGGGGAAAGGTGGTAACCGTTTCTGGAAGAACATTGGGCTGAAGATAAAGACGCCAAGGGAGGCCATTGAAG GAACATACATCGACAAAAAGTGCCCTTTCACTGGAACTATTTCCATTAGGGGTCGAATATTGCAGGGAACTGTCTATAAAGCTAAGATGATGAGAACCATCATTGTTCGAAGGGATTCTCTTCATTATGTTAAGAAGTATCAAAG ATTTGAAAAGCGGCACTCCAACACTCCTGCTCATGTATCACCATGTTTCCGCGTGAAGGAGGGCGATCATGTAACCATTGGTCAGTGCAG GCCATTGTCGAAGACAGTTAGATTCAATGTGTTGAAGGTCACTCCGGCTGGTTCAACTGGTGGGGGCAAGAAAGCATTCACAGGGATGTGA